A stretch of DNA from Pongo pygmaeus isolate AG05252 chromosome 3, NHGRI_mPonPyg2-v2.0_pri, whole genome shotgun sequence:
GGATTTTGGTAAGAAGCACTTTTGAAAAGACATATTAAATGAGGAAAACTAAACCTAATGGAATTTCTTCTCTCATTACTTAAAATAAACCAGGTCACTGAGATGAGCTTACACTGtggtattttgttcattttcatttcatttttatttcatcaaacCATAAATTCCCATGGAAATACCTCAGACACGTGCCCACAATAATTGGAATGCCTAACATTTCAGCATAAGTACTTTTGCATGAGTTCaactaaataaaaagaatgcaGTGAGAGCCCTCCAAGTTTTTTGGTTATGTCAACAGCTATTTTACAACTATGAATTATCTCTGTAGCTATAAACTACATGTGTAAAATACATTACATGAGTCTGTGTGAAGCCTTAACGCAAAGACCAAGTAAAGGTGTGAGCTGCAcacaaaaacatcaaaataaaactaaacttcCTAGAATATAGCaatcataaatttttttcttaccaaAGCTATTACTGTTAAATATACCTTGATGAATTAAGTTCAAGTGTAACTACAATTGAAATATATGATTCAACTGAGCTATGACCTACTTTCCTCTCAAAAGCAAAAGGGAATTATGACAGTTGTGAGacttatatttttcctttccatggtctaaaagttattttatacttAAACTATAAGCAAAATGCACCTGacatttatttgctttaaaatatagttATTCATGCTATTGCTCATAGGACAGATAGAATTTTAATAGCAATGtatcaaataataattatatctttacatttatttttaagctgTACAGACCAAGAAGCATTCAGGAAGAAAATAATCTCAATATGTAATATGATACCTAAGTCTAAAATTCAGTTACAACTACATGATATATTTACATACAACAGAACCTATAATCAACAtgacaaatacaaaattaaccaatATATGTGGTTGAAAATACCCACCCCTAGCAGAAAGCTTTTTGGTGTTGATAATTTTGGCAGCATATTCTTGTCCAGTAGGAATTTTCATACATCTTCTCACCACTGAGAATGCCCCCCTGGAAACCAATAATTAGCAGGTCATTAATATAACAgatataatatttcattaaaaatttataaaatctgagcatttttattgattttagtgGATTGCCAGTGAAGTACAGTAATATCCAGTAAATGAACAATTCTTCCTGGAAACCCAGACTTTCTTTAATGTTgaagaataaaagtaaattttatttaactggGAGCACACATTattaatcaacaaaatgaaaggaaCTGCCAATTATGACCGCTCTTGTTTGCAcaagaaatttgaaaacattttacagTTCACACTCACAGCACCAAATGCTCTGAGAAAAACCCTGCACAGAACAGAGCAGACGAGGAGCAGCAAAAAAATCTGCTGCCTACTTATTTTGGtaggaaacaaaaaattaatgtgGTTCCAAGTAAGTAAACATGAcgattattttcattaaaatataaacctTGAGCAGATTAGTATGGTTTAACAAATCCTGGTATGGTGATTTCTCTATGCCTTGTTTTggactgggggaggggagagatttGAATTAAGCTGCTCTTCCGACATATTCTCCATGTTTTAACACCAGACAATATATACATAcctaatttttattacttttaaaaatattcaccttTCCTTTAATTACAGTATAAACCAACAACATACATATAAACGCACTCCTTTCATAAAAGTAACAGTCGAAACTAGTGAAAGAGGAATTGGGTTTGGGTTCGATGCTACAAAAATCAACATTCACAGCTCAGCCCCTAGGTCCCTTTGCATAAGTCCTCAGTAGgtctcctgcctccttccctaACATCTCCAAGTAGTTCTGCCAGTCGGGTGAAGGAGGTGGTTTTACACAATTCTAGGCTACTCTTAAGAGCGCTCTCAGTCTCCAGAGGGCTTTTCCGCTGCCCGTATAAATAAATCCTCCCAGAGAACGCAAAGATGCACACGTAAATCCTAGGAAGAATGATGGTGAGCGGTAATCTGGTGCAAAGAATAACACTGGATATAGGGCAAGGGGTTGGGTTCTGTTGGGTGGCCCTTTTCCTGGACAGAACAACTACTGGATGCGAAATAGACTCTATGCCAAGTTGAACTTTCGGCATCAATAAATATGGCACCGTCTGAGGCTGTGAGTTCTCATCAGTACCTGGGTCATACGGCCGACACGCCGGCTAACCAGGAGGCATCTCTATTTACAGAAAACATGATCTATGTTGCATTTTACATGGGTTCTAATTTCCTCTCCAAACACACATTACACAGGCGGGCGCGCACACTTCTCAGGATGACAGCTACAACTGCAGAGATCGTAAATTCACTAAGTCTCTCACTGCAGGAGGGTGAGGGTCCGGGAGAACGTGGGCTAGGGACCATCAAAATGAGCCACAGTTGGGGTAAGGGTCctaccccttctctgctcccTCCCCTTATTAAGACAGTACCTTCCCCAGAGCTGACAACCCAGGAGCCCTCCTCCCACTCCTCTCCCAAACTCCCTCGCCGGAAGACGGAGGCCGGTGGGTCGGGGGCAACGCGACCCGCCCTCAGCTGGAAAGGGGATATGCGGATGCCGGGCAAAGGTGCTTACTTTCCAAGCTCCTCGAAAAGCTGATACTCGTCCGTGAACCTGGTGCAGGTTGTGGTCGAAGCCATCCTCGGTCCGAGCTGTGCCCTGGCTGTGAGCGCGACGGACCAGAAGCGAGCAGACGCGCGGCTAACCCCGGGACTGGCCCCGCGGCGCTGTCACCCAGGGCCGCCCTTACTTTCCTGGTCCGAAAGTAGCTCGCCCGCGAGGGAGTGTGCGCAGGGGCGGGGCGGGAGGGGAGATGACCAGAAAGGGTGGCGTGGGGTCTCCTCCCCACGGTCCGCCGATCCTCCTCCTCCTGCGGGCCTcgcttccttcttctccactgGACGCTCCACCCGCCCCTTTTCCAGTCCCTGTCCCCAAATGCAGGGGGTAAAGTACTCAAGAAGAGGGGGCCGGGAAATGGAAAAACAACCGGGCACGGGGCGAGTGGCAAGCAGTTGCGAAACGATCCGCACTGGAGCAGAAGGGGTAGAAGCAGAGGGGAGGGAGTCCGAGGGGGCGGaggtggagtgcagcggagccGAGGCCGCGGAGCCCAGAGCGGACAGCCTGAGCCCAGCGGCAGCTGTCAGCAGGCTCAGGCGCGGGGCGCGCCGGGGCTCCGGCGAGCGTGCGCGGCCGAGGCCGGCTTCCCTCCGGCGGGCAGCAGCGGCTCCGGCGAAGCGAGGCACCTTGTCTGCCTCGCGCTGCTCACGAGCCCGCGCGGCTTCAAGACGGCGCGGCGAGAGAAAGAGCGCTCGGCTCAGGCGAAGCCTCTTCTGCCGTCCCCAGGCCTCCGTCTCCTCCCCCGGCACCTCCTCCCGCCGCTCCCTCCGCTTGCCAGCACCCCCTCCCTGGCGAAGCCCCCTCCTCGCTGGTCCCACACCTCCCTCTAGCGACTCCAAGCCTGTCCCTTCGTGGATCTCTCGCTCTCCCTCCTTTGGTTGCACTCACGAGCACACCAGTCTAGGGAGAAACCAGGTTGGTGGAGGAGGATGTGCGGGGGAGAGGACTGGAGGTTTGGGTGAATGAGGCGAGACGTCACAGTTACCCATTTAAACCCGCACAGAGAAGGCTGCTTCAATCTGGGGCTGACTGAGCGGGAAGATGCAAGGCTACTCGAGGATGGCCCGGGGCAGCCGCCGTGGGTCACGGAAGCCCACGCCCCTGTTTTGGGCGCCGGGAAGCAGGGACCTTTCCAGGCCGGCTCCCGGGCCACGACACCCGGTGGGCCGAGCAAGGGAGAGCAACCACTTCATCTCCACGCCGCTCGGAGTTGACACAGCAGGGGCCGGATGTGGGCTGTTCATTGCTCTCAGAGAAGGGTCCCAACCCTTCCCACAGCCACCAGCGACTGTGGGGGCAAAACCCAGCCTCAGCGGGGTTCACTGCGTCGCCAGCTCCCCAGAACCGGGCGCAGGTTTTCTCCCTCCCCCGCAGCCCCTTCTGCAAGGGGCAATGACGGCCACTGAGCCACATTTCACTTGCCACCTCCAGGCCCACCTCCCCCGCTGTTTTCCAGGATGGTGGCTGAGACTCTGGCAATCCCCAAAGGCCTTTGCTTTGGCTGTGAACGTTGAAAGAATGAAAGCAAAAACTCCGCCGCTCAACCacaccttcccttcccttctgagTAAACtcccctgtaatctcagtaaaTTCTGATAGTAAGGCGAATTCTCGCGATATTTCCCACTCTGGCGGTCGGGGCGAGGTAGTAGGAAGGCTTGGGTGTAGGTCACGCGACCCGGCGGGGGCTGACGTCATTCACATCACGTGAACACGTCTAGCCTGTTTCGCTttgcaaagggaaaaaagaaaaggggaggtCGTGTGTGCTTTTGCTTTCAGCCAGATAGTGGCAATTGAGTGCACTCCGTAAATGGCTATCTGGAAAAACCATTTAGCCGTTCAAGAATGTGTCCTTTCCTTTAGCATATCTGCCATTGTTTTcagtaggaggaaaaaaaagcatgcattacaatttaaaatagataaactgCTGCCGATTGCTAGAACAACTTCTGGGCCCTCTTTCCAGTTATCTTTAATGAAACTATGCAATTGCAAATTTAGCCGCAGACCGAAAACAGCGTTATGGACGGTCTTTTTCAAATTACTGCTAATTGTTCTACAGCACGGGACTATAAAAACCTTGCAATCCTATTGCTAATTTGCTCGTGGTATTACTTCATAGACTTAAAATTTCACAGCTGAAAGATAAAAGATAACTTGCAGACACAAGAGAATCTAAGATTTAAAGGCGCTGCTGCTTGCTCCCAAAGACTGCTATTAATTAATGTTACTTTGTGGTCATAGATAATCCTAATTCCTTTTTTCCTGATCTGGGGAACGCTTCTGCCAATGAGTGAGCTTTTTACTGAAGTACTAAAAATGTTCACAAATTTTAACGTTTATTACAACAAAATTGAAGTTCGTATGTATTTTGATTCCCGGCcataaaaggcaagaaataactg
This window harbors:
- the CAMK2D gene encoding calcium/calmodulin-dependent protein kinase type II subunit delta isoform X21, which encodes MASTTTCTRFTDEYQLFEELGKGAFSVVRRCMKIPTGQEYAAKIINTKKLSARGSQESTVISQLHGYLS